In a genomic window of Primulina huaijiensis isolate GDHJ02 chromosome 10, ASM1229523v2, whole genome shotgun sequence:
- the LOC140986277 gene encoding transcription factor SRM1-like: MLASESSSSSWNREQDVQFERALATYPEDLSDRWEKIAADVTGKSLEEVKYHYELLVDDVNRIESGFIQVPCYNSSSDGSSSHGGDEGIGKKSGYLGLSNSDPNHGSKSSRSDQERRKGIAWTEDEHRLFLLGLDKFGKGDWRSISRNFVVTRTPTQVASHAQKYFIRLNSMNKDRRRSSIHDITSVNNGDASVPQGPITGQANGSAVGGGSSGKSNKQPPQNSGVAMYGAPTIGQPIGGSLVSAVGTPVNLPPSHIAYGVVPGAPVGPLTYPIPHPSVSR, from the exons ATGCTGGCAAGTGAATCAAGTAGCTCTTCATGGAACAGGGAGCAGGATGTGCAATTTGAGAGAGCATTAGCAACGTACCCTGAAGATTTGTCTGATAGATGGGAGAAAATTGCAGCTGATGTAACCGGAAAATCACTGGAAGAGGTTAAATATCACTATGAACTTCTGGTGGATGATGTTAATCGGATTGAGTCTGGCTTCATACAGGTGCCTTGTTATAACTCTTCCTCCGATGGTTCGAGCAGCCATGGTGGTGATGAAGGAATTGGTAAGAAAAGTGGCTACTTGGGGCTATCGAACAGTGACCCCAATCATGGAAGTAAGTCTTCAAGGTCAGATCAGGAGCGACGCAAGGGAATTGCTTGGACAGAGGATGAACATAG ACTGTTTCTTCTTGGTTTGGACAAATTTGGAAAAGGTGATTGGCGAAGCATTTCCCGGAATTTTGTGGTGACAAGGACACCAACTCAAGTGGCCAGCCATGCTCAGAAGTATTTTATTCGTTTGAACTCTATGAACAAAGACAGGAGGCGTTCCAGCATTCACGACATCACTAGCGTCAACAATGGAGACGCGTCTGTACCCCAAGGTCCAATCACCGGTCAAGCCAATGGTTCTGCTGTTGGAGGTGGTTCATCAGGCAAATCGAACAAACAACCCCCTCAAAACTCTGGAGTTGCTATGTATGGGGCTCCGACTATAGGACAACCAATCGGAGGATCCCTGGTTTCTGCAGTTGGGACTCCTGTAAATCTTCCACCGTCACATATTGCATATGGAGTCGTTCCGGGTGCCCCTGTAGGTCCTCTGACTTACCCCATTCCCCACCCATCCGTGAGTAGGTGA